The genomic segment TTGACCGCCTTGGAGCCCTCGGCGTCGAGCTCGTTGAGCGCGGCGGACTTGCGGGTCTCGGCCTCAACGGCCTTGGCCTGTACGGACTCCAGCCGGTGGGAGAGCTCCTGGACCCGCTCCTGCATGGTCTCGCGGCGCTCCATGACCTCCAGGACGACGTCCTCGAGGTCGCTCTGCCGCTTGGCGAGCGAGACGATCTCGCGCTGCAGGTTCTCCAGGTCCTTCGGGGAGGCCGCCGCACCGGAGTCGAGCCGCTGCTGGTCGCGGGCGGCGCGCTGGCGCACCTGGTCCACGTCCTGCTCGGACTTGGTCTGCTCGCGGGCGGTGTCGCTCTCCTCGGTCTGCGCGGCGACGAGCAGGTCGCGCAGCTGGGTGAGGTCGGCGTTCAGACGGTCGAGCTCGGCGTGCTCGGGGAGGTGGTGCCGCTTGTGGTCCAGCTGCTGGATACGCGAGTCGAGCGCCTGGACTTCGAGGAGGCGGATCTGGTCGGCGGGGGCGGCGTTCAGCGGGGGGCTCCTGGGTGAGACTGCGGGCGCAAGGCGCTCGTTGGAAGGGTGGCTTCGGGCGACTGGCGGGAAGAACGGGCGGAAGAGGTGCTGGACAGAGCTTCCGGGGCCGGGGCGTGGGCCGTCCACGGGTCGGTGACCTGGTGCGACACATACGTCCGCAGGGCCCAACCGTGCCGGTCCGAGATCTCGTCGAGCTGGCCCGCGGCCTGCTCGCACCACGGCCACTCGGTTGCCCAGTGTGCGGCATCGACCAGCGCGGGCCTACCGTCCGAGAGAAGTCCCTGCTGCTGGGCCTCGGAGGCCG from the Streptomyces sp. RKAG293 genome contains:
- a CDS encoding zinc ribbon domain-containing protein, whose product is MNAAPADQIRLLEVQALDSRIQQLDHKRHHLPEHAELDRLNADLTQLRDLLVAAQTEESDTAREQTKSEQDVDQVRQRAARDQQRLDSGAAASPKDLENLQREIVSLAKRQSDLEDVVLEVMERRETMQERVQELSHRLESVQAKAVEAETRKSAALNELDAEGSKAVKEREIVAGSVPADLLKLYDKLRSQQGGVGAARLYQKRCEGCRLELNITELGEVRAAPADTVVRCENCMRILVRTADSGL